A genomic region of Zalophus californianus isolate mZalCal1 chromosome 11, mZalCal1.pri.v2, whole genome shotgun sequence contains the following coding sequences:
- the LOC113914008 gene encoding 60S ribosomal protein L17-like codes for MVRYSFDPENPMKSCKSRGSNLRVHFKNTRETAQAIKGMHIRKATKYLKDITLQKQCVPFRRYNGGVGRHAQAKQWGWTQGWWPKKTAEFLLHMLKNAESNADLKGLDVDSLVIEHIQVNKAPKMRRRTYRAHGRINPYMSSPCHIEMILTEKEQIVPKPEEEVAEKKNISQKKLKKQKLMVRE; via the coding sequence atggttcGCTATTCGtttgacccagaaaaccctatgaaatcatgtaaatcaagaggttcaaatcttcgtgttcactttaagaacacacgtgaaactgcccaggccatcaagggTATGCATATCCGAAAAGCCACCAAGTATCTGAAAGACATCACTTTACAGAAGCAGTGTGTGCCATTCCGTCGCTACAATGGTGGAGTTGGTAGGCATGCCCAGgccaaacagtggggctggacacagggttGGTGGCCCAAGAAGACtgctgaatttttactgcacatgcttaaaaatgcagagagtaatgctgaccttaagggtttagatgttgattctctggtcattgagcACATCCAGGTGAACAAAGCCCCCAAGATGCGGCGTAGAACATACAGGGCTCATGGTCGGATTAACCCATacatgagctctccctgccacattgagatgatccttactgaaaaagagcagattgttcctaaaccagaagaggaggttgcagagaagaaaaatatatcccagaagaaactgaagaaacaaaaacttatggtccgggagtaa